From a region of the Methylocystis hirsuta genome:
- a CDS encoding transposase: MSALHIEGASARVDVARAATEDQLIENYLSDEHWQAVAPVLPGKEGDPGCRGRDNRLFLEAVFWIFRTGSPWRSLPPQFGKWYTTYTRYHRWDRKDVWPRVVAALSHNGKCDFQYDKYGLRFAPCDEIGLAERARNDADGRQRAAVGQLVGV, translated from the coding sequence ATGTCGGCCCTTCACATCGAAGGCGCGTCCGCCCGGGTCGACGTCGCACGCGCCGCGACGGAGGATCAATTGATTGAGAATTATCTTTCTGACGAACATTGGCAGGCCGTCGCTCCCGTCCTTCCCGGAAAAGAAGGCGACCCAGGCTGTAGAGGCCGCGACAATCGGCTTTTTCTCGAAGCGGTGTTTTGGATTTTTCGCACCGGCTCGCCGTGGCGCAGCCTGCCGCCGCAGTTCGGCAAATGGTACACGACCTATACGCGCTATCATCGCTGGGACAGGAAGGACGTCTGGCCGCGGGTCGTGGCCGCGCTCAGCCACAACGGCAAATGCGATTTCCAATATGACAAATACGGGCTGCGCTTCGCGCCGTGCGATGAAATTGGCTTAGCCGAGCGCGCGCGAAACGATGCCGACGGGCGCCAGCGCGCCGCGGTCGGCCAATTGGTCGGAGTCTGA
- a CDS encoding polyprenyl synthetase family protein gives MDAAACAEEFRRRLDAAADATESALDALLAPAPLPGEIARPARLLEAMRYSSLGGGKRLRPFLVIESARLFGVVGEAALRTACALEMIHCYSLVHDDLPAMDDDDLRRGRPTTHKAFDEATAILAGDGLLTYAFDVVADPKTHHDAGVRAALVLALARAAGLGGMVGGQALDLAAETAATPLTLEATLQMQAMKTGALLRFAVDAGGILGGASVSQARALTRYGEALGAAFQIADDILDAEGDSAALGKRAGKDAERGKATLVGLLGLDAARARRDSLVAEATAALRETGLGEATDILAEAARFVAARRN, from the coding sequence ATGGATGCAGCCGCATGCGCCGAGGAATTTCGCCGCCGTCTCGACGCCGCCGCCGACGCCACTGAATCTGCGCTCGACGCGCTGCTCGCACCTGCGCCGCTTCCCGGCGAGATCGCCCGTCCCGCGCGCCTTCTCGAAGCGATGCGCTATTCCTCGCTCGGCGGCGGCAAGCGGCTGCGGCCCTTTCTCGTCATCGAATCGGCGCGGCTCTTCGGCGTCGTCGGCGAAGCGGCGCTGCGCACCGCCTGCGCGCTTGAAATGATTCATTGCTATTCGCTCGTCCATGACGATCTGCCGGCGATGGACGATGACGATCTGCGCCGCGGCCGGCCGACGACTCATAAGGCCTTCGACGAGGCGACGGCGATCCTCGCGGGCGACGGGCTCTTGACCTATGCGTTCGACGTCGTCGCCGATCCGAAGACGCATCACGACGCCGGCGTGCGCGCGGCGCTGGTGCTGGCTCTGGCGCGCGCGGCGGGGCTTGGAGGGATGGTCGGTGGACAGGCGCTCGACCTTGCCGCGGAAACCGCGGCGACGCCGCTCACGCTCGAAGCAACCTTGCAGATGCAGGCGATGAAGACTGGCGCTCTGTTACGTTTCGCCGTCGACGCCGGAGGCATCCTCGGCGGCGCTTCAGTGTCGCAGGCGCGTGCGCTGACGCGCTATGGCGAAGCGCTCGGCGCGGCTTTTCAGATCGCCGACGACATTCTTGACGCAGAGGGCGACAGCGCTGCGCTCGGCAAGCGCGCCGGCAAAGACGCCGAACGCGGCAAGGCGACTCTTGTCGGTCTTCTCGGTCTCGACGCCGCGCGCGCGAGACGGGACTCGCTGGTCGCCGAAGCGACGGCGGCGCTGCGCGAAACAGGACTGGGGGAGGCAACCGACATTCTGGCGGAGGCCGCCCGTTTCGTCGCCGCGCGGCGCAACTGA
- a CDS encoding glutathione peroxidase — translation MTLFDIEATTIDGQPRKLADYAGKVMLVVNVASRCGFTPQYAGLEALYRKFANRGFVVLGFPCNQFGAQEPGSEKEIASFCSANYDVTFPLFGKIDVNGETAHPLYRLLKREAPGILGSEAIKWNFTKFLVDREGHVVKRYAPTDTPEQIAKDVEALL, via the coding sequence ATGACGCTGTTCGACATCGAAGCGACGACGATCGACGGCCAGCCGAGGAAGCTTGCCGATTACGCTGGCAAGGTCATGCTGGTCGTCAATGTCGCGAGCCGGTGCGGCTTCACGCCGCAATACGCCGGGCTCGAAGCGCTTTACCGCAAATTCGCCAATCGGGGATTTGTCGTCTTGGGCTTTCCCTGCAATCAGTTTGGCGCGCAGGAGCCGGGCTCCGAGAAGGAGATCGCGTCCTTCTGTTCGGCGAATTACGACGTCACCTTTCCACTGTTCGGCAAGATCGACGTCAATGGCGAGACCGCGCATCCGCTCTATCGCCTGCTCAAGCGCGAGGCGCCGGGAATTCTGGGTTCCGAAGCGATCAAATGGAACTTCACGAAATTTCTTGTCGACCGCGAGGGGCATGTCGTGAAGCGTTACGCGCCGACCGACACGCCCGAGCAGATCGCGAAGGACGTTGAGGCGCTGCTGTGA
- a CDS encoding transglutaminase family protein, translating into MRIRIRHETTYRYAEPPRTAVQHLRLSPRNHDGQHVVDWRIDVDRDCRLVQSEDAFGNTLHRFSVDGPIESISTVVEGEVTTFDMTGVVSGAVERFPPILYMRETPLTTPSAAIGDFARETTSKESGTLAKLHALLGAIHESLAFDAAATHAATTAAECFEHRKGVCQDFSHLFIACARGIGAPARYVSGYFLGSDGEDQVAGHAWAEAYVEDLGWVAFDPTHGVAPQEHHVRVAVALDYLGAAPIRGAHSGGAGETLDVKVRVAQAAAFSQSQSQSQSQ; encoded by the coding sequence ATGCGCATCCGCATAAGGCACGAAACGACCTATCGCTATGCGGAGCCGCCGCGAACGGCTGTGCAGCATCTTCGCCTGTCGCCGCGCAATCACGATGGGCAGCATGTCGTCGACTGGCGCATCGACGTCGATCGCGATTGCCGACTGGTGCAGTCGGAAGACGCGTTCGGCAATACGCTTCACCGCTTCTCTGTCGATGGGCCGATCGAATCGATCTCCACGGTGGTCGAAGGAGAGGTGACGACCTTCGACATGACCGGAGTCGTGTCAGGCGCGGTCGAGCGCTTTCCGCCGATCCTTTACATGCGCGAGACGCCACTGACGACGCCGAGCGCAGCGATCGGCGATTTCGCACGCGAAACGACGTCGAAGGAAAGCGGAACGCTCGCGAAGCTCCACGCGCTGCTTGGCGCGATTCACGAGTCGCTCGCATTCGACGCCGCCGCCACGCATGCGGCGACGACGGCGGCGGAATGTTTCGAGCATCGCAAGGGCGTCTGTCAGGATTTTTCGCATCTCTTCATCGCCTGCGCGCGCGGGATCGGCGCGCCGGCGCGCTATGTGAGCGGCTATTTTCTCGGCAGCGATGGCGAGGATCAGGTCGCCGGCCACGCATGGGCCGAGGCCTATGTCGAGGATCTCGGCTGGGTGGCCTTCGATCCCACGCATGGCGTCGCGCCGCAAGAACATCACGTGCGCGTCGCCGTGGCGCTCGACTATCTGGGCGCGGCGCCGATCCGCGGCGCACACTCGGGCGGCGCGGGCGAAACGCTGGACGTCAAAGTGCGCGTCGCGCAGGCGGCGGCCTTCAGCCAGTCGCAATCGCAGTCGCAGTCGCAATAG
- the rdgB gene encoding RdgB/HAM1 family non-canonical purine NTP pyrophosphatase, which produces MDPRKIAGKLVIATHNPGKLWELRQLLEPHGVEAVSAGELGLEEPEETEQSFAGNALLKARAAAMASGLPAFADDSGLCVAALDDAPGVYSARWAGEHRDFKAACARVERELEARGATPPYRAHFTCALAVVWPDGHIEQFEGRVDGVLVFPPKGEKGFGYDPIFRPDGLDKTFGEMMSAEKHALPGDGSQALSHRARAFQALARACLE; this is translated from the coding sequence ATGGATCCGCGCAAAATCGCCGGCAAGCTCGTCATCGCCACGCACAATCCCGGGAAGCTTTGGGAACTCAGGCAATTGCTCGAGCCGCATGGCGTCGAGGCGGTTTCCGCGGGAGAACTCGGCCTCGAGGAGCCCGAGGAGACCGAACAGAGCTTCGCCGGCAACGCGCTTTTAAAGGCCCGCGCCGCCGCCATGGCGTCAGGCCTGCCCGCCTTTGCCGACGATTCCGGTCTTTGCGTCGCGGCGCTCGATGACGCCCCCGGCGTCTATTCGGCGCGCTGGGCGGGGGAGCACCGCGACTTCAAAGCCGCCTGCGCCCGCGTCGAACGCGAGCTTGAGGCGCGCGGCGCCACGCCGCCCTATCGCGCGCATTTTACCTGCGCGCTCGCCGTGGTCTGGCCGGACGGCCATATCGAGCAGTTCGAGGGCCGCGTCGACGGCGTTCTCGTCTTTCCGCCCAAGGGCGAGAAGGGCTTCGGCTATGACCCGATCTTTCGGCCCGACGGGCTCGACAAGACCTTCGGCGAGATGATGTCGGCGGAAAAACACGCCCTACCCGGCGACGGCTCGCAGGCGCTATCGCATCGCGCTCGGGCGTTCCAGGCGCTGGCGCGGGCGTGTTTGGAATAA
- a CDS encoding carbohydrate porin codes for MHRPRSCPTSSVGAPRHGAPASAAARLAFVVSLGFAFCALNGNAARCEDRPPVFSWVGMYMGASLGGALPLHAGERLQATSGFGAPVFDLYPSGVTRPGVTVGAQVGYNWQSGPVVWGFETDLSLLDGRRGPHGLFPASPAYVPGLPAYALSANSSANFFASIRGRVGYAWDRSLFYLTGGVAAGGARGPATLTLGASGPDAVFSAPWSQSSRMKYAIGAGFEYAFADNWSARAEYLFLNQSLNTQVFDNGAGYSYASRMRNENHLLRFGLNYHFGEKSEIPGELHYGQHAHDGQNSGNGGNAADPDAPERYSVHAQTTNVVQAYPRFRALYDGPNSFPSGGKANVGSTTNLFLGLRLWDGGAVYFNPEIDAGYGLANSVGAASYVNAAVAKVGRAAPYMRFQRYFLRQIIGLNGGERQRDPDVGARSEVLESTQNQISGKVDKNRIVLTLGKFAVGDVFDDNVYAHDPTTGFLNFAFNTLGAFDYAADAWGYTYGLAAEWKQDWWTARGGVFQLSTVPNGLDIEPQLFRQFMGVAEFEARYDLFEQPGAIKFLVYGDNGYLSKIDDVIRYAYLAGDFPPRVDAARGRAVKTGGGINVKQQVAPHLGFFLRASMADGRYETVDYTDIDRSIAFGFVAGGALWGCDDDEIGVAGALSGLHGDRVRYFGLGGTSVYIGDGALSYAGEKNMEAYYKIGFGKNIDATFDYQLLVNPAHNSARGPVNIFGLRLRAAF; via the coding sequence ATGCACAGGCCTCGATCCTGCCCGACGTCGAGCGTCGGCGCCCCTCGACATGGAGCGCCGGCGAGCGCCGCCGCGCGCCTGGCTTTTGTCGTCTCGCTTGGTTTTGCATTTTGCGCGCTGAATGGGAACGCGGCGCGCTGCGAGGACCGGCCGCCGGTCTTCAGCTGGGTCGGCATGTATATGGGCGCAAGCCTCGGCGGCGCCCTTCCGCTGCACGCGGGCGAGCGGCTGCAGGCGACGAGCGGCTTCGGCGCGCCCGTCTTCGATCTTTATCCGAGTGGCGTGACGCGCCCAGGCGTCACGGTCGGCGCGCAGGTCGGCTATAATTGGCAGAGTGGCCCCGTCGTCTGGGGTTTCGAAACCGATCTCAGCCTTCTCGATGGCAGGCGCGGCCCGCATGGGCTTTTCCCCGCCTCGCCGGCCTATGTTCCCGGCCTTCCGGCCTACGCGCTCTCCGCCAATTCAAGCGCGAATTTCTTCGCGAGCATTCGCGGGCGCGTCGGCTACGCATGGGACCGCTCACTCTTCTATCTGACGGGCGGCGTCGCGGCAGGCGGGGCGCGCGGCCCAGCGACTCTGACGCTCGGCGCGAGCGGACCCGACGCGGTTTTCTCTGCGCCATGGTCGCAATCCTCGCGGATGAAATACGCGATCGGCGCCGGCTTCGAATACGCCTTCGCCGACAATTGGTCGGCGCGCGCCGAATATCTCTTCCTCAATCAGTCGCTGAACACACAGGTTTTCGACAATGGCGCCGGCTATTCCTATGCGTCGCGCATGCGCAATGAGAACCATCTGTTGCGATTCGGTCTGAATTATCATTTCGGCGAGAAGAGTGAGATTCCTGGCGAGTTGCACTACGGCCAGCACGCACATGACGGCCAGAATTCGGGCAATGGCGGGAACGCCGCCGATCCGGACGCCCCTGAACGCTACAGCGTGCATGCGCAGACGACGAATGTCGTCCAAGCCTATCCGCGATTTCGCGCGCTCTATGACGGACCCAACAGCTTTCCTTCCGGCGGCAAGGCCAATGTCGGCTCGACCACCAATCTTTTCCTTGGCCTGCGCCTGTGGGACGGCGGCGCCGTCTACTTCAATCCCGAGATTGACGCCGGCTATGGTCTCGCCAATTCGGTCGGCGCGGCGTCTTACGTCAACGCCGCGGTCGCCAAGGTCGGCCGCGCGGCTCCCTATATGCGCTTCCAGCGTTACTTCCTGCGTCAGATCATCGGATTGAATGGCGGCGAGCGGCAGAGAGACCCTGATGTCGGCGCAAGGAGCGAAGTGCTGGAATCGACGCAAAACCAGATCTCGGGCAAGGTCGACAAGAATCGCATCGTCCTCACGCTTGGAAAATTCGCCGTCGGCGACGTGTTCGACGACAACGTCTATGCGCATGACCCGACGACCGGCTTTCTCAACTTCGCGTTCAACACGTTGGGCGCCTTCGACTACGCGGCCGACGCCTGGGGCTACACCTACGGCCTCGCGGCAGAGTGGAAGCAGGACTGGTGGACGGCGCGCGGCGGCGTGTTTCAGCTCTCCACGGTTCCCAACGGCCTCGACATCGAGCCGCAACTCTTCCGCCAGTTCATGGGCGTCGCGGAATTCGAGGCGCGATATGATCTTTTCGAACAGCCTGGCGCGATCAAATTTCTCGTCTATGGCGACAACGGCTATCTGAGCAAAATCGATGACGTCATCCGTTACGCCTATCTCGCCGGCGATTTCCCGCCGCGAGTCGATGCCGCGCGAGGGCGCGCCGTGAAAACCGGCGGCGGGATAAACGTCAAGCAGCAGGTCGCGCCGCATCTTGGGTTTTTCCTGCGCGCCAGCATGGCCGACGGGCGCTATGAGACGGTCGATTACACGGATATCGACCGCTCCATCGCATTCGGCTTCGTCGCCGGCGGCGCGCTCTGGGGATGCGATGACGACGAGATCGGCGTCGCCGGCGCCTTAAGCGGTCTGCATGGCGACCGCGTGCGCTATTTCGGACTGGGAGGCACGAGCGTCTACATCGGCGACGGCGCGCTCTCCTACGCCGGCGAGAAGAACATGGAGGCCTATTACAAGATCGGCTTCGGCAAGAATATCGATGCGACCTTCGACTATCAGCTGCTGGTCAATCCCGCGCATAACAGCGCGCGCGGTCCGGTCAATATCTTCGGCCTGCGTTTGCGCGCGGCGTTTTGA
- a CDS encoding alpha-E domain-containing protein, translated as MLSRTADNLYWLARYMERADFLARAIQASRRLAALPKAYGGEETEWESVLLSSGAALAFDASGRPVDEANVIEFLTFAPENPGSIRNCLEQARANARAVRTALTIEMWESINDAYLEMRALESRGVVPCAQELARFLEVIKQTSLTYDGGAYRTMLRNDAYWFSRVGLFIERADNTARLLDVKYHVLLPEKEIVGGSLDYFQWSAILRAVSAHTAYHWVYRTSMKPWLVADLLILRPEMPRSLISCYESIVRNLDNLARAHGRQGVSQRHARGVYGKLEKLSMENVFQGGLHEFVQSFITENNRLATLISEQYLF; from the coding sequence ATGCTTTCCCGCACCGCCGACAATCTGTACTGGCTCGCCCGCTACATGGAGCGCGCCGACTTTCTGGCGCGCGCCATTCAGGCGTCGCGACGCCTCGCCGCGCTGCCGAAGGCCTATGGCGGCGAAGAAACCGAGTGGGAAAGCGTGCTGCTGTCGTCGGGCGCGGCGTTGGCGTTCGACGCCTCCGGACGTCCGGTCGATGAAGCCAATGTCATCGAATTTCTTACCTTCGCGCCGGAAAATCCTGGATCGATCCGCAACTGCCTGGAGCAGGCGCGCGCCAACGCCCGCGCCGTGCGCACGGCGCTGACCATCGAAATGTGGGAGTCGATCAACGACGCCTATCTGGAAATGCGCGCGCTGGAGTCGCGCGGCGTCGTCCCTTGCGCGCAGGAGCTTGCGCGCTTTCTCGAGGTCATCAAGCAGACGTCGCTGACCTATGACGGCGGCGCCTATCGCACCATGCTGCGCAACGACGCCTATTGGTTCTCGCGCGTCGGGCTTTTTATCGAACGCGCCGACAACACGGCGCGTCTGCTCGACGTCAAATATCATGTGCTGCTGCCCGAGAAGGAGATCGTCGGCGGTTCGCTCGACTATTTCCAATGGTCGGCCATTCTGCGCGCCGTATCGGCGCATACCGCCTATCACTGGGTCTATCGCACGAGCATGAAGCCTTGGCTCGTCGCCGATCTGTTGATCCTCAGACCGGAGATGCCGCGCTCGCTGATTTCCTGCTATGAATCGATCGTGCGCAATCTCGACAATCTTGCTCGCGCCCACGGGCGCCAGGGGGTGTCGCAGCGTCACGCCCGCGGAGTCTACGGCAAGCTCGAAAAGCTGAGTATGGAGAACGTTTTCCAGGGCGGGCTGCACGAATTCGTGCAGTCCTTCATCACTGAAAACAACCGACTGGCCACGCTCATCTCCGAGCAATATCTCTTCTGA
- a CDS encoding circularly permuted type 2 ATP-grasp protein, with protein MDSRITQFDELAGADGRTRAPYRKLSQWLAETPPELLASRREQAELLFRRIGITFAVYGAQEATERLIPFDILPRILARSEWATLEKGLIQRVAALNAFLADIYGAGEILRAGIVPADLVYRNPAYCPEMAGRRVPYDIFVHIAGVDIVRTDDQGFFVLEDNARTPSGVSYMLENREVMMRLFPELFALHRVAPIENYPDELLATLRSVAPPRANGDPTIVLMTPGQYNSAFYEHSFLADKLGVELVEGRDLFVRDDVVYMRTTEGPRRVDVIYRRIDDDFLDPLCFRPDSALGVAGLMGAYHAGNVTLANAVGAGAADDKAMYTYMPDIIRFYLGEAPLLQNVPTFRCRESEALAYVLDHLDELVVKEVNGSGGYGMLVGPHAAKAQIEEFRAKLKAHPQNFIAQPTLALSTCPIALASGVAPRHVDLRPFVLQGANGARVVPGGLTRVAMTEKSLVVNSSQGGGTKDTWVIDDAWVGEEPMGQA; from the coding sequence ATGGACTCACGCATAACGCAGTTCGACGAACTGGCTGGAGCGGACGGCCGCACCCGCGCCCCTTATCGCAAGCTTTCGCAGTGGCTCGCGGAGACCCCGCCCGAACTCCTGGCCTCGCGGCGCGAGCAGGCGGAGCTCCTGTTTCGTCGCATCGGCATCACCTTCGCGGTCTATGGCGCGCAGGAGGCCACCGAGCGCCTCATTCCCTTCGATATCCTGCCGCGCATACTCGCGCGCAGCGAATGGGCGACGCTCGAAAAGGGCCTAATCCAGCGCGTCGCGGCGCTCAACGCTTTTCTTGCCGACATCTATGGCGCCGGCGAGATCTTAAGGGCTGGAATCGTTCCTGCCGATCTCGTCTATCGCAACCCCGCCTATTGCCCCGAGATGGCGGGCCGCCGCGTGCCCTATGATATTTTCGTGCATATCGCCGGCGTCGACATCGTGCGCACCGACGATCAGGGCTTCTTCGTTCTTGAGGATAATGCTCGGACGCCTTCTGGCGTCTCCTATATGCTCGAGAACCGCGAAGTGATGATGCGGCTTTTCCCGGAGCTCTTCGCGCTGCATCGCGTCGCGCCGATCGAAAACTATCCCGATGAGCTGCTGGCGACCCTGCGCTCGGTCGCGCCGCCGCGCGCCAACGGCGATCCGACGATCGTCCTGATGACGCCCGGCCAGTATAATTCAGCCTTCTACGAACACTCGTTTCTCGCCGATAAGCTCGGCGTCGAGCTTGTCGAGGGCCGCGATCTCTTCGTTCGCGACGACGTCGTCTATATGCGCACGACCGAGGGCCCGCGCCGCGTCGACGTCATCTATCGGCGCATTGACGACGACTTCCTCGACCCGCTGTGCTTTCGGCCGGATTCGGCGCTCGGCGTCGCCGGGCTGATGGGCGCCTATCATGCAGGCAATGTGACGCTGGCGAATGCAGTGGGCGCCGGCGCCGCCGACGACAAGGCGATGTACACCTATATGCCTGATATTATTCGGTTTTACCTAGGCGAAGCGCCGCTCCTGCAGAATGTTCCGACCTTTCGCTGCCGCGAATCGGAAGCGCTTGCTTACGTGCTCGACCATCTCGATGAACTTGTCGTCAAGGAAGTGAACGGCTCCGGCGGCTATGGCATGCTCGTTGGACCGCATGCGGCCAAGGCGCAAATCGAGGAGTTTCGCGCCAAGCTCAAGGCCCACCCGCAAAATTTCATCGCTCAGCCGACGCTGGCGCTCTCGACATGTCCCATCGCGTTAGCGAGCGGCGTCGCCCCGCGCCACGTCGATCTGCGGCCCTTCGTGCTGCAGGGGGCCAATGGCGCCCGCGTCGTGCCGGGCGGTCTGACTCGGGTCGCGATGACGGAGAAGTCGCTCGTCGTGAATTCGAGCCAGGGCGGCGGCACCAAGGACACCTGGGTGATCGACGACGCATGGGTCGGCGAGGAGCCGATGGGGCAAGCGTGA
- a CDS encoding sigma-54-dependent transcriptional regulator — protein MTSTILIADDDPVQRRLLEAMTRRFGYETETVESGEQAIARLTQPGAKAIALLILDLVMPDLDGMGVLTRMRDMKLATPVIVQTAHGSIEAVISAMRAGAHDFVVKPVGAERLQISIKNALSADALADEVRRISRRAQGALTFKDLVSRSDDMARVIRLGERAAHSSIPVLLEGESGVGKEIVARAIQGASDRKGKPFVTVNCGALPANLVESILFGHEKGAFTGATEKHSGKFVEANGGTLFLDEIGELPLDIQVKLLRALQEGEIDPVGAKRAIRVDIRLISATNQNLIDLVKRGLFREDLFYRLNVFPINIPPLRGRREDVADLAKRFAARFAAEEGRNIRGVTSEALSLLTSYDWPGNVRQLENAVFRAVVLADGDELTVAEFPQIAAHVEGYEVRVPPAPAPGAPGTAPREREIVRVEIRDPNAMSLLGANGEMRTLEDIETATIRFALTHYRGQMSEIARRLGIGRSTLYRKMKEYGLEEASESDSEPSGTLVA, from the coding sequence ATGACCTCGACCATTCTCATTGCGGACGACGATCCCGTTCAACGTCGTCTGCTGGAAGCTATGACGCGGCGATTTGGTTACGAGACCGAGACCGTCGAGAGCGGCGAACAGGCGATTGCGCGGCTGACGCAGCCTGGCGCCAAGGCCATAGCGCTGCTCATTCTGGACCTCGTCATGCCCGACCTCGACGGCATGGGCGTGCTCACCCGGATGCGCGACATGAAGCTCGCGACGCCGGTGATCGTGCAGACCGCGCATGGGTCGATCGAGGCCGTCATTTCCGCGATGCGCGCCGGCGCCCATGACTTCGTGGTCAAGCCGGTCGGCGCGGAACGCCTCCAAATTTCGATCAAGAACGCGCTCTCCGCCGATGCGCTCGCCGATGAAGTGCGCCGCATCAGCCGCCGGGCGCAAGGCGCGCTGACCTTCAAGGACCTCGTCTCGCGCAGCGACGACATGGCGCGCGTCATCCGGCTCGGCGAGCGCGCGGCGCATTCCTCCATTCCGGTGCTTCTCGAAGGCGAGTCGGGCGTCGGCAAGGAGATCGTGGCGCGCGCCATCCAGGGCGCGTCGGATCGCAAAGGCAAGCCCTTCGTCACCGTCAACTGCGGCGCGTTGCCGGCCAATCTCGTCGAATCGATTCTCTTCGGCCATGAGAAGGGCGCTTTCACCGGCGCCACCGAGAAGCACAGCGGCAAATTCGTTGAGGCGAACGGCGGGACGCTGTTTCTCGACGAGATCGGCGAACTGCCGCTCGACATTCAGGTGAAGCTGCTGCGCGCGCTGCAGGAAGGCGAAATCGATCCCGTCGGCGCGAAGCGTGCGATCCGGGTCGATATTCGACTGATCTCGGCGACCAATCAAAATCTCATCGATCTCGTCAAACGCGGGCTGTTTCGCGAGGACCTTTTCTATCGGCTCAACGTCTTCCCGATCAACATTCCGCCGCTGCGCGGTCGCCGCGAGGACGTCGCCGATCTCGCCAAGCGCTTTGCGGCGCGCTTCGCCGCCGAGGAAGGCCGCAATATCCGCGGCGTGACGTCCGAAGCGCTGTCGCTGCTGACGAGCTATGACTGGCCGGGCAACGTCCGACAGTTGGAGAACGCCGTCTTTCGCGCCGTCGTGCTCGCCGACGGCGACGAGCTGACGGTCGCCGAATTTCCGCAAATCGCCGCCCATGTCGAAGGCTATGAAGTGCGCGTGCCGCCCGCGCCGGCCCCGGGCGCCCCCGGGACCGCGCCGCGCGAACGCGAGATCGTCCGCGTCGAAATCCGCGATCCGAATGCGATGTCGCTGCTTGGAGCGAACGGCGAAATGCGCACGCTCGAGGACATCGAGACCGCGACGATCCGCTTCGCCTTGACGCATTACCGCGGCCAGATGTCGGAAATTGCGCGGCGACTTGGAATTGGTCGCTCGACGCTCTATCGGAAGATGAAGGAATACGGACTCGAGGAAGCGTCAGAAAGCGACTCCGAGCCTTCGGGAACGCTGGTCGCGTAA